The following are encoded together in the Piscinibacter lacus genome:
- a CDS encoding HU family DNA-binding protein, which yields MNKSELIDLIAQQADISKAAAGRALEALITGVTKSLKKGDSVSLVGFGTFAVTKRAGRVGRNPRTGAEIKIKSAKVPKFRPGKALKDALN from the coding sequence GTGAACAAGAGTGAGCTGATCGACCTGATTGCCCAGCAAGCCGACATCTCCAAGGCCGCTGCCGGCCGCGCGCTGGAGGCGCTGATCACCGGCGTGACCAAGAGCCTCAAGAAGGGCGACAGCGTCTCGCTCGTCGGCTTCGGCACCTTCGCGGTGACCAAGCGCGCCGGCCGGGTCGGCCGCAACCCGCGCACCGGCGCGGAGATCAAGATCAAGTCCGCCAAGGTGCCGAAGTTCCGGCCCGGCAAGGCGCTCAAGGACGCCTTGAACTGA